gtaAAATTTGagtgtgaaacttttaacagttttagtaatttatagtcatttttaaaaatttaaaatataacatatatatacagaaaaatctaaatttttataatatggttattgtgattttcttaaattattttaatagtttaaaattaaacaaatttgatagaagatacataatttttttatcagatctttattattcaaaatcattaattgtcatatatactttaaccacattaggaaattccgtaatctttatttaaggaaatataaatgacattaataatgaatttatggttagtttaataaaaagcttattatataattagatgaaccaacatatttctctaataattctaagaatcatcttagcgatgacatgtggctacaaaaaaaagttgtaatatttcacaaataatatataggggattatcTTAAAAAGACATATAATCTATAATTACACAATAATTTAACCATTAAACCAAACCAGAGAGACTTTGGTACAATGTTCAAGCAACGGTGGCTTTGCTTTGGCAGCAGACATTGAGGACATCATCTAGAGATGGATGATCTCCGGTACCTTCGTCTTTTCGACCATACAATAGCTTATTGCCTTTGAAAACAAACGTACCTCcctgagaagaagaaaacggAGAAAATGATCAAACAAAAAAGGTAAACAAAGCAGACATGCTTTATCTGTTAAAAAACTTGTCTTGCGAAGCAGTAAGAAACAAACCTGTTGCAACACACTGCTTCTGTCTTCAGGAGTGGCTTTTATTGTGTAGTTCTTTGCAGCTTCTCGTATCTCGTCAAATCGTGAGAAGATTTTTTTCTGCATATCCAACAAAGTTGCTAAGATATTCAAAGGTAAAATACTAATATACAACCAAACATAAAAATGTTGAGGCGGTTCGTACACTAGCTGGATTGAAGAAAGTGCGGCCTAAACCGTAGTATAAACCAAGAACATCATATGCCTGCATAATtaagaaagaacaaaaatacCATTTCAACACAAAAAGATCATCATATAAAACCAAGACAGCTTTgtaaattttcttatttgcgTTACCTTGCGCTCAGGATCCGCGTAAAGACATTCCATTGGAAAAGGTAACTAaaacaatgaaaacaaataCTGTTAAGATTACCTCAGTTGACTAATAATGAGTTGTGATGGTGAACTGAACACAAGCATAATGCAATGCCACAAACGTTAATTAGGATTGTTCTGTAACCAACCACTAAGCTCTACCTCTTTTTATCAATCTTATGAATATACGCATAACATACATCCAAAGAAAAAGTAACCATAGGGTACTGCGACAGTGTATGCATTCCAAGAAATCAGGCAGAATAAAAGATTACCCGAGTTGCAAGTATACGAGCCTTGTCAGGAGTTCCAACACCAACAGCAACCAGTTTAACACCAGCCGCATCAAACCGGGGTTTCGCCTCTCTCAATGCAGTAGCAAGCTCCCAACTTTCatatatacacaaaaaaattaaattcatgAGAAAGATTTTGCAAGCGTTCTTTTAAAACGTATTCAAATCTAATTTACCAGCAAACGCATCCGAAATGCCTCAAAAGCACAACAGCAGAAACTCCCTGCgtattcaaaaaaaagaaaatcacaaGAACTCGTTATATGCATGTCTCAGATTCGTTTTCTTGGATAACAAGTAATTAGCAAAGATACATACATCGTTCTGATCCAAGAGATTGCTGAACTTCACTGGCTGGCCTGAAGCAGTAAAGATTGAGACATCCCCGAGGATCTCGCCGATATCTTCTCTGTAATCAGCGACGGGGTCAGCGACTCCCGTGGAAGCTCTCGCGAGAACAACACGAGGTCTAGAGATCGGGGAATTGGATTTTAACCTGGCGAAAGGAGCAGAAACAATGGAAGATGAAAAGTTGGATAATGATCGAAACAAAGGTTTAGAGCAGATGGGAGAAACAGAGGAACGAAGAAGCTGAATGGAACTTGGAGTTCGTACAGAGAGAATCGCCATTGTTTCAGACAAGAAACCTGATTAAAGCAGTTTTGCGATGGGAACAAAAAGGAAGACATGAGATAGAAAAAGTACACACGTGGCGAAGAAAGGACCGAGTAAGTAATGAGCCCATTTAAAGCCCATTTGTATTGGTCCAACTTACT
This genomic stretch from Brassica napus cultivar Da-Ae chromosome C9, Da-Ae, whole genome shotgun sequence harbors:
- the LOC106411654 gene encoding thioredoxin-like protein AAED1, chloroplastic; the encoded protein is MAILSVRTPSSIQLLRSSVSPICSKPLFRSLSNFSSSIVSAPFARLKSNSPISRPRVVLARASTGVADPVADYREDIGEILGDVSIFTASGQPVKFSNLLDQNDGVSAVVLLRHFGCVCCWELATALREAKPRFDAAGVKLVAVGVGTPDKARILATRLPFPMECLYADPERKAYDVLGLYYGLGRTFFNPASKKIFSRFDEIREAAKNYTIKATPEDRSSVLQQGGTFVFKGNKLLYGRKDEGTGDHPSLDDVLNVCCQSKATVA